A single window of Asticcacaulis sp. MM231 DNA harbors:
- the cimA gene encoding citramalate synthase: MDGVISLARFAPGIAIANFFIIIGDMRFLDARRATSGDTEGFTAFGHVVEGMDIVRSILHMPVSPTEGVGVMKGQTLDPQVRILNVHRVDQKKTTAACCAGQFRLNGAMAERIYLYDSTLRDGAQAQGIDFTVADKQAIAAALDAFGIDYIEGGWPGANPTDDAFFADRPLSKFAKVSAFGMTRRAGRSASNDPGLQDLLAVDTPTVCLVGKAWDWQVETALKVSKAENLKMIGDSLAHMVTSGREAVFDAEHFFDGYKANPGYALDALRAAHEAGAKWLVLCDTNGGSLPSEVRKIVAVVREALPDAKLGIHCHNDTEQAVANSLAAVESGVRQIQGTINGIGERCGNANLIALIPTLMLKMGFDTGISAEKLTQIGKLSRLVDDRLNRAPDRHAAYVGSSAFAHKGGLHVSAMSKDSRSYEHIDPALVGNARLILVSDKAGRANILSRLQQMGIDVAADDPRIGDLVTAVKAREAQGYAYEDAGASFELMARQTLGFIPRYYDLQSYRALDECRVDAHGNHITLSEATVKVAIKGEVVMTVAEGNGPVNALDAALRKALLPHYPALAAMHLTDYKVRILTPSEATAALTRVMIESSDEMGATWTTVGVSHNVIDASYNALYDAISYHLMKRQNPAA, translated from the coding sequence ATGGACGGTGTGATTTCACTGGCGCGCTTCGCACCGGGCATCGCGATTGCGAACTTCTTCATCATCATTGGTGACATGCGTTTTCTCGACGCCCGCCGCGCCACCTCAGGCGATACGGAGGGCTTCACCGCCTTCGGCCATGTGGTCGAGGGCATGGACATTGTGCGATCGATCCTGCACATGCCGGTATCCCCTACCGAAGGCGTCGGCGTCATGAAGGGCCAGACGCTCGACCCACAGGTCCGTATCCTCAACGTCCATCGCGTCGACCAAAAGAAAACGACCGCCGCTTGCTGTGCGGGGCAGTTCAGGCTAAATGGCGCCATGGCTGAACGGATATATCTTTATGACTCCACCTTGCGCGATGGCGCGCAGGCGCAGGGTATCGACTTTACGGTAGCGGACAAGCAGGCGATCGCGGCTGCGCTCGACGCCTTTGGCATCGACTATATCGAAGGCGGCTGGCCCGGCGCCAACCCGACCGACGACGCTTTTTTTGCCGATCGTCCGCTGTCGAAATTCGCAAAAGTCTCTGCCTTTGGCATGACGCGCCGCGCCGGCCGTTCGGCCTCCAATGATCCCGGCTTGCAGGATCTGCTGGCCGTCGATACGCCAACCGTCTGCCTCGTCGGCAAGGCATGGGACTGGCAGGTCGAGACCGCGCTTAAGGTGTCCAAGGCCGAAAATCTCAAGATGATCGGCGACTCGCTGGCCCATATGGTGACGAGCGGTCGTGAGGCGGTCTTCGACGCCGAGCACTTCTTCGACGGTTACAAGGCCAATCCCGGCTACGCGCTCGATGCCTTGCGTGCCGCCCATGAGGCCGGCGCGAAATGGCTGGTGCTGTGTGATACCAATGGCGGTTCGCTGCCGTCAGAGGTGCGCAAGATCGTAGCTGTGGTGCGCGAAGCCCTGCCGGATGCGAAACTCGGCATCCATTGTCATAACGATACCGAGCAGGCGGTCGCCAATTCGCTGGCGGCGGTCGAATCTGGCGTGCGCCAGATCCAGGGCACGATCAACGGCATCGGTGAGCGCTGCGGCAATGCCAACCTGATCGCCCTGATCCCGACCCTGATGCTCAAGATGGGTTTTGATACCGGCATCAGCGCTGAAAAGCTGACGCAGATCGGCAAGCTGTCGCGCCTGGTCGACGATCGGCTCAACCGCGCGCCCGATCGCCATGCGGCCTATGTCGGCAGCAGCGCCTTCGCGCACAAGGGTGGCCTGCATGTCAGCGCCATGAGCAAGGACAGCCGGTCCTATGAGCACATCGATCCCGCGCTTGTGGGCAATGCGCGCCTCATCCTGGTCTCCGACAAGGCCGGCCGCGCCAATATCCTCAGCCGTTTGCAGCAGATGGGTATCGACGTGGCGGCGGATGACCCGCGCATCGGTGATCTGGTCACGGCGGTCAAGGCGCGCGAGGCCCAAGGCTATGCCTATGAGGACGCCGGCGCCAGTTTCGAGCTGATGGCGCGCCAGACGCTGGGCTTCATCCCGCGCTATTATGACCTGCAAAGCTATCGTGCGCTCGATGAGTGCCGCGTCGACGCCCATGGTAACCACATCACCCTGTCGGAAGCCACGGTCAAGGTCGCGATCAAGGGCGAGGTGGTGATGACGGTGGCCGAAGGCAACGGTCCGGTCAACGCACTCGACGCCGCCCTGCGCAAGGCGCTTCTGCCGCACTATCCGGCGCTGGCCGCGATGCACCTGACGGACTACAAGGTGCGTATCCTGACGCCTTCGGAAGCCACGGCCGCGCTGACCCGCGTCATGATCGAGAGCAGCGATGAGATGGGGGCAACCTGGACCACGGTCGGGGTCAGCCACAACGTGATCGATGCGTCCTATAACGCGCTCTACGATGCGATCTCGTATCACCTGATGAAGCGTCAGAACCCGGCTGCTTAA
- a CDS encoding TetR/AcrR family transcriptional regulator, whose amino-acid sequence MADTASPMRNRRASPDVRQADILDAALSQFAARGYADARMEDVAREARVSKGTVYLYYPTKMALFEALVRRDIGPRVEAISGFLKAYDGPLEPVLRRVAGLVGGLVDSGQIPIYPKLLVAEAGRFPELVLFYRREVVGVILTALSGVFERAMARGDIRRSDSEILAHLFIAPLLKSVLWSLVFSPAETVPFKATPYLEAHIDLFMKGLKTGVPSDA is encoded by the coding sequence GTGGCCGATACAGCCTCCCCCATGCGCAACCGGCGGGCCTCACCTGATGTTCGTCAGGCAGACATTCTCGACGCTGCGCTATCACAATTCGCGGCGCGGGGTTATGCCGATGCACGCATGGAGGACGTGGCGCGCGAGGCCCGGGTCAGCAAGGGCACGGTTTATCTCTACTACCCCACCAAGATGGCCTTGTTCGAGGCTTTGGTGCGCCGGGATATCGGGCCGCGTGTCGAGGCGATATCGGGATTTCTTAAGGCCTATGACGGACCGCTGGAGCCGGTTTTGCGGCGCGTGGCGGGTCTGGTCGGCGGTCTGGTTGATTCCGGTCAAATACCGATCTATCCGAAACTGTTAGTGGCTGAGGCCGGACGTTTTCCTGAACTGGTGCTGTTCTATCGCCGCGAAGTGGTCGGCGTTATACTGACCGCCTTGAGCGGGGTGTTCGAACGCGCCATGGCGCGCGGAGACATACGGCGCAGCGATAGCGAGATTCTGGCGCATCTGTTTATTGCCCCTCTGCTGAAATCCGTCCTGTGGTCGCTGGTTTTCTCGCCGGCCGAGACGGTGCCTTTCAAGGCGACACCCTATCTAGAAGCCCATATTGATCTGTTCATGAAAGGCCTAAAAACAGGAGTGCCTTCTGATGCGTAA
- a CDS encoding HlyD family efflux transporter periplasmic adaptor subunit, giving the protein MRKLVVMSVCLLALGGCNARQDASYSGYVEAQSVSIAAPQSGWLTAVNVDRGDAVVADQLLFRLDPSQAQHALSGAQSRAEAAQANATDLSKGARDADIAPMLAQRAQAQSALDLAKSNEARYAQLEPKGYVSAAQMDSLRSATKSASAAVVSIDKQISEKRLAARTDQVKAAQATAEASGADVASAQWTLADREVHARLTGQVDERLREPGEFVAAGAAVLTIRPKGREFVRFFVPQSALAKLKVGRVVTIRCDGCPALSGKVRYISANAEFTPPVIYSVKERQKLMFLIEATPDKPEALHAGQPVDVSL; this is encoded by the coding sequence ATGCGTAAGCTGGTGGTGATGAGCGTGTGCCTGCTGGCGCTTGGCGGCTGCAATGCCAGGCAAGACGCCAGCTATAGCGGTTATGTCGAGGCGCAATCGGTCAGTATTGCCGCCCCGCAATCGGGTTGGCTAACCGCCGTCAATGTCGATCGCGGCGATGCGGTGGTCGCAGATCAGCTTTTGTTTCGTCTTGATCCCAGTCAGGCGCAACACGCCCTGTCGGGTGCGCAAAGCCGGGCCGAGGCGGCTCAGGCCAATGCGACCGACCTGTCGAAAGGCGCGCGCGACGCTGATATAGCGCCGATGCTGGCCCAGCGGGCACAGGCGCAATCGGCGCTTGATCTGGCGAAATCCAATGAGGCGCGGTATGCGCAACTGGAACCAAAGGGCTATGTCTCGGCCGCTCAAATGGACAGTTTGCGTAGCGCCACCAAATCCGCCTCTGCCGCCGTGGTCAGTATCGACAAACAGATCAGCGAAAAGCGTCTCGCCGCGCGCACGGATCAAGTCAAGGCCGCGCAGGCGACCGCCGAGGCGTCTGGCGCCGATGTCGCCTCAGCGCAATGGACGCTGGCGGATCGTGAGGTCCACGCGCGCCTGACGGGGCAGGTGGATGAGCGCCTGCGCGAGCCGGGCGAGTTTGTGGCCGCCGGGGCAGCGGTTCTGACCATTCGACCCAAGGGGCGCGAATTTGTACGCTTCTTTGTGCCGCAATCGGCGCTGGCCAAGCTGAAGGTGGGGCGTGTGGTGACCATCCGTTGTGATGGTTGCCCGGCCCTGTCGGGCAAGGTGCGCTATATCTCGGCCAATGCCGAATTTACCCCGCCAGTGATTTACAGCGTCAAAGAACGCCAGAAGCTGATGTTCCTGATTGAGGCGACACCGGACAAGCCGGAAGCGCTTCATGCCGGTCAGCCGGTCGATGTGAGCCTGTGA
- a CDS encoding ABC transporter ATP-binding protein, translating to MADPDLAPKDLAPKDLAPKGLAIDVRGLTKRFGKLTVVDKVDIQMPRGQVWGFLGPNGSGKTTTIRMLCGLLKPDAGEGTCLGFDILKNSREIKNQVGYMTQKFSYWEDLTIRENLEFVANLYELKNSRQIVDETLETLGLTSRQKQLAGTLSGGWKQRLALAACTLHSPKMLMLDEPTAGVDPQARRDFWDQIHRLSAQGLTVLVSTHYMDEAERCDQIVYIAYGKLMAQGRVDDIIDRSRLYTFVAEGVGVRDLMERLRGQPGADHIAYFGNALHVSGGDLDRLKALIAGQDKSDVQWQQVRPSLEDVFIHLMTSAVDNSVGV from the coding sequence ATGGCGGACCCCGATCTCGCCCCGAAAGACCTGGCGCCAAAAGATCTCGCGCCAAAAGGTCTAGCGATTGACGTGCGTGGGTTAACCAAGCGCTTTGGCAAGCTGACCGTGGTTGATAAGGTCGACATCCAGATGCCGCGCGGGCAGGTGTGGGGCTTCCTCGGGCCCAATGGTTCGGGCAAGACCACAACCATCCGCATGTTGTGCGGGTTGTTAAAGCCCGATGCCGGTGAGGGGACTTGTCTTGGCTTCGACATCTTAAAAAACAGCCGCGAGATCAAGAACCAGGTCGGCTACATGACCCAGAAGTTTTCCTATTGGGAAGACCTGACCATTCGCGAAAACCTTGAATTCGTCGCCAATCTGTACGAGCTGAAAAACAGCCGCCAGATTGTCGATGAGACCCTGGAAACCTTAGGCCTGACCTCGCGGCAGAAGCAACTGGCGGGGACGCTGTCGGGCGGCTGGAAACAGCGGCTGGCGTTGGCCGCCTGCACCCTGCACAGTCCGAAAATGCTGATGCTGGACGAGCCGACCGCCGGCGTCGATCCGCAGGCGCGGCGCGATTTCTGGGACCAGATCCACCGCCTGTCGGCGCAAGGCCTGACCGTGCTGGTCTCGACCCATTATATGGACGAGGCCGAACGCTGCGATCAGATCGTCTATATCGCCTATGGCAAGCTGATGGCGCAGGGGCGGGTGGATGATATTATCGATCGCTCCAGGCTTTATACCTTTGTCGCGGAAGGGGTGGGCGTGCGCGATCTGATGGAGCGCCTGCGTGGCCAGCCGGGGGCTGACCATATCGCCTATTTTGGCAATGCCCTTCACGTCAGCGGCGGCGATCTGGACAGGCTCAAAGCCCTGATTGCCGGACAGGACAAGAGCGATGTCCAGTGGCAGCAGGTGCGTCCTAGTCTGGAAGACGTCTTTATCCATCTGATGACTTCAGCCGTCGATAATTCGGTGGGGGTGTAA
- a CDS encoding ABC transporter permease, whose protein sequence is MSWFHRILAILTKEFIQMRRDRMTFGMMIMVPVIQLTLFGFAINSDPRHLPTLLYLEDNSSAVRSIVSGLGNSSYFDIKGQVASAEAGTRALQSGDVAFVVTVPAGFTRDLLRGDKPDLLIEADASDPSAASNAIGMINQIVQSALRPELKGAWAPLNQSDPPVNIVVHRMYNPEGISQYNIVPGLLGVILTMTMIMITSIAMTRETERGNMENLLAMPARPWEVMVGKITPYVGVGLIQTAIVLLAAYYIFHVPFIGSPWVMALGVGLFIIANLAVGFTFSTIARSQMQAMQMTFFFFLPSMLLSGFMFPFRGMPEWAQVIGQIFPLTHFLRIVRSVMLKGSDLGAMWPNIWPMLIFIVVAMTVAMMRYRSTLD, encoded by the coding sequence GTGTCGTGGTTCCACCGTATCCTCGCCATCCTGACCAAGGAATTTATTCAGATGCGGCGCGACCGCATGACGTTTGGCATGATGATTATGGTGCCAGTTATCCAATTGACCCTGTTCGGCTTCGCCATCAATTCCGACCCGCGCCATTTGCCGACCCTTTTGTACCTGGAAGACAACAGCTCGGCGGTGCGGTCCATTGTATCTGGCTTAGGCAATTCCAGTTATTTCGATATCAAGGGCCAGGTCGCAAGCGCTGAAGCGGGAACGCGCGCCCTGCAAAGCGGCGACGTCGCCTTTGTGGTGACGGTGCCGGCCGGTTTCACACGCGACCTGTTGCGCGGCGACAAGCCCGATCTGCTGATCGAGGCCGATGCGTCGGACCCGTCGGCGGCATCCAATGCCATTGGCATGATCAACCAGATCGTGCAGTCGGCCCTGCGCCCGGAACTGAAAGGCGCGTGGGCGCCGCTGAACCAGAGCGATCCGCCGGTCAATATCGTGGTCCACCGGATGTATAACCCGGAAGGCATCTCGCAGTACAATATCGTACCGGGCCTTCTGGGCGTTATCCTGACCATGACCATGATCATGATTACCTCGATTGCGATGACGCGTGAGACCGAACGCGGCAATATGGAAAACCTTCTGGCCATGCCGGCGCGGCCCTGGGAGGTGATGGTCGGCAAGATCACCCCCTATGTCGGGGTCGGGTTGATCCAGACGGCGATTGTGCTGCTGGCCGCCTATTATATCTTCCATGTGCCGTTTATCGGATCGCCCTGGGTGATGGCCCTGGGCGTGGGATTGTTCATCATCGCCAATCTGGCGGTGGGCTTTACCTTCTCGACCATAGCCCGCAGTCAGATGCAGGCCATGCAGATGACCTTTTTCTTCTTCCTGCCGTCGATGCTGCTGTCGGGGTTCATGTTCCCGTTTCGCGGCATGCCGGAGTGGGCGCAAGTGATCGGCCAGATCTTCCCGCTGACGCATTTCCTGCGCATAGTGCGCTCGGTGATGCTGAAGGGCTCGGACCTGGGCGCCATGTGGCCCAATATCTGGCCCATGCTGATCTTTATAGTCGTCGCCATGACGGTGGCGATGATGCGCTATCGGTCTACGCTGGATTAA
- a CDS encoding GMC family oxidoreductase: MSEFDAIVIGSGMSGGWAAKELCEKGLKVLLLERGRELSVEKDYSDMLSPWELPNLDRIQEDERRTHYPMQSRSVGYALHETTKQFWVKEDEQPYETPEGAPFEWVRGYHSGGKSLMWSRQSYRFGPQDFEFNKKDGVGVDWPIRYDDLAPWYDHVERFAGISGNRDGIESLPDGIFQPAFELTMPEKAFAERVNKAFPSRHVIAARVAHLTEPTQEQMDLGRGPCQVRNHCHRGCSYGAYFSSMSATLPAARNTGNLTLISHAIVQAIDYDPVSKRATGVRVMDANTRDTRTYSARLIFLNASTVASTLIMLNSRSEAFPTGLANSSGQLGHNLMDHFGGAGAGGDMPEFDAYYHAGRRPGGIYVPNFANITEPDKPFLRGFGFQGGATRPGWTGDRPGIGEDFKLANRTPGSWSIGIFAFGDMLPNYRNHIRLHETRTDKWGMPIAVIDCRLGDNEVKLMQAAARDGRAMMEAAGCVNIWSSDADSMTVESLTAPGNKIHEMGTARMGRDPKTSVLNGWCQSHDVPNLFITDGSCMASSAVQNPSLTYMALTARAADHAAQLIKAGAL, from the coding sequence ATGAGTGAATTCGATGCCATCGTCATAGGTTCGGGCATGAGCGGCGGCTGGGCTGCCAAGGAACTATGCGAAAAGGGCCTTAAGGTGCTGCTCCTGGAGCGCGGACGCGAACTGAGCGTTGAGAAAGACTATTCCGACATGCTGTCGCCGTGGGAGTTGCCAAATCTCGACCGCATTCAGGAGGACGAGCGCAGGACGCACTATCCGATGCAATCGAGGTCGGTGGGCTATGCCCTGCACGAAACCACCAAACAATTCTGGGTCAAGGAGGACGAGCAGCCCTACGAGACACCGGAAGGTGCGCCGTTCGAATGGGTTCGCGGCTATCACAGCGGCGGCAAGTCCTTAATGTGGTCGCGACAATCCTACCGCTTTGGCCCGCAGGATTTTGAATTTAACAAGAAGGACGGCGTTGGCGTCGACTGGCCTATCCGTTATGATGACCTGGCGCCGTGGTACGACCATGTCGAGCGCTTCGCCGGCATATCGGGGAACCGTGACGGCATCGAAAGCCTGCCCGATGGAATCTTCCAGCCGGCCTTCGAGCTGACCATGCCGGAAAAAGCCTTCGCCGAGCGGGTCAACAAAGCCTTTCCCTCCCGCCACGTCATCGCCGCGCGCGTCGCCCACTTGACCGAGCCGACCCAGGAACAGATGGACCTTGGGCGTGGCCCCTGCCAGGTGCGCAATCACTGCCACCGCGGTTGTTCCTATGGGGCGTATTTCTCGTCGATGTCGGCCACCCTGCCGGCGGCGCGCAACACAGGTAACCTGACCCTGATCAGCCACGCCATCGTGCAGGCCATCGACTATGATCCGGTATCGAAGCGCGCGACCGGCGTCCGTGTCATGGACGCCAATACGCGCGACACCAGGACCTACAGCGCACGCCTGATCTTCCTCAATGCCTCAACGGTCGCCTCGACCCTGATCATGCTGAACTCACGATCCGAAGCTTTCCCAACGGGCCTGGCCAACAGCTCCGGACAGTTGGGCCACAATCTGATGGACCATTTCGGTGGCGCCGGCGCCGGGGGCGACATGCCCGAGTTCGACGCCTATTACCATGCCGGTCGTCGTCCGGGTGGTATCTATGTCCCCAATTTTGCCAATATCACCGAACCGGATAAGCCCTTCCTGCGTGGCTTCGGCTTCCAGGGCGGCGCCACGCGTCCGGGCTGGACCGGCGACCGTCCTGGCATCGGTGAGGATTTCAAACTGGCCAACCGCACGCCGGGATCCTGGAGCATCGGCATTTTCGCCTTTGGCGACATGCTGCCCAATTACCGCAACCACATCCGCCTGCACGAGACCAGGACAGATAAGTGGGGCATGCCCATAGCGGTTATCGATTGCCGCCTGGGCGACAACGAAGTGAAGCTTATGCAGGCAGCCGCCAGGGATGGACGGGCCATGATGGAAGCCGCCGGGTGCGTCAACATCTGGTCATCGGATGCGGACAGCATGACCGTAGAGTCGCTGACAGCACCAGGCAACAAGATCCACGAAATGGGCACGGCGCGCATGGGTCGCGACCCCAAAACCTCAGTCCTGAACGGCTGGTGTCAGTCCCACGACGTTCCCAATCTCTTCATCACCGACGGCAGTTGTATGGCCAGTTCGGCGGTTCAGAACCCGTCCCTGACCTACATGGCCCTCACGGCGCGTGCGGCCGATCATGCGGCGCAACTGATAAAGGCCGGCGCTCTTTAA
- a CDS encoding gluconate 2-dehydrogenase subunit 3 family protein, with the protein MTTRRQVLHGLILSLGGAAALSTFQGAAARPLQAVQPGVPAFYSADELALVTFLADAIIPRTDTPGAIDVGVPAYLDHLYLTWASAPTQGAHRAELAAIAGHLERFGAHRTSGDTKSRLKALTDLDAAAFAYGADAAGLGGYRAVKSLIATVYYLSEPGATQELQYELVPGRWIASAPISDIGRTWAQ; encoded by the coding sequence ATGACTACGCGCCGGCAGGTCTTGCACGGATTGATTTTGAGCCTGGGCGGCGCTGCGGCGCTGTCGACCTTCCAAGGTGCTGCGGCACGCCCGCTGCAGGCGGTACAGCCCGGCGTTCCCGCATTTTACAGTGCGGATGAACTGGCGCTGGTCACATTTCTTGCCGACGCCATTATTCCACGCACCGATACACCGGGGGCCATTGACGTCGGTGTCCCCGCCTATTTGGACCACCTTTACCTGACCTGGGCCTCCGCCCCCACGCAAGGCGCCCATCGCGCCGAACTGGCTGCGATCGCGGGGCACCTGGAACGCTTTGGCGCGCACCGCACCTCAGGTGACACCAAAAGCCGTCTAAAGGCCCTGACCGATCTCGACGCCGCCGCGTTCGCCTACGGCGCCGACGCCGCCGGTCTTGGCGGTTACCGCGCCGTCAAATCCTTGATCGCCACCGTATATTACCTGTCGGAGCCGGGCGCGACGCAGGAGTTGCAATACGAACTGGTGCCGGGACGATGGATCGCTTCAGCACCGATCAGCGACATTGGCCGAACCTGGGCCCAATAA
- a CDS encoding DUF1080 domain-containing protein: MKNLMGMSLALIITTIPVTALATEAKWEPLFDGKTLEGWTAKIAGHAVGEDPLHTFVAQDGVIRVSYAHYKTFEGAYGHLFWKAPLKAYRLRFEYRLFGEPLPDIKEWEISNSGVMLHAQAPESMRREQAFPVSLEFQLLGIPRPTEEPTGNLCTPGTSVVIGAKRDERHCILSSSPVLQVGLWTQAEIEVLPNGEITHFINGKPVLNYSMPELDPADKDAVPLITTAGGLLQLRQGYIALQAEGQQIEFRNIEVQRLD, encoded by the coding sequence ATGAAAAACCTCATGGGTATGAGTCTTGCGCTCATCATCACCACCATCCCTGTTACGGCCCTTGCGACGGAAGCTAAGTGGGAGCCACTCTTTGATGGGAAAACGCTTGAGGGCTGGACAGCGAAGATAGCCGGGCACGCTGTTGGCGAGGATCCGTTACATACCTTCGTTGCGCAGGACGGTGTCATCCGGGTCTCCTACGCTCATTATAAAACGTTCGAGGGTGCCTACGGCCATCTGTTCTGGAAGGCGCCGCTGAAAGCCTATCGCCTGCGTTTCGAGTATCGATTGTTTGGCGAACCGCTCCCCGACATCAAAGAATGGGAGATCAGCAATTCTGGGGTGATGCTTCATGCGCAGGCGCCAGAGTCCATGCGCCGCGAACAGGCCTTTCCTGTGAGCCTGGAGTTTCAATTGCTAGGGATTCCCCGTCCGACTGAAGAGCCCACCGGTAATCTATGTACGCCCGGCACATCTGTCGTGATTGGCGCAAAACGTGACGAGCGCCATTGTATCCTGTCGTCGTCGCCGGTTCTGCAGGTCGGCCTGTGGACGCAGGCTGAGATAGAGGTCCTCCCCAATGGCGAGATCACCCATTTTATCAACGGCAAGCCAGTCCTGAACTACTCCATGCCGGAGCTTGATCCTGCGGACAAGGACGCTGTGCCGCTGATCACGACGGCAGGAGGTCTGCTTCAGTTGCGGCAAGGCTATATCGCGCTGCAAGCCGAGGGGCAGCAGATTGAGTTTCGCAACATAGAGGTTCAGCGGCTTGATTGA
- a CDS encoding PepSY-associated TM helix domain-containing protein, translating into MKGAFRQSMAWLHTWTGLLVGWFLFVIFLSGTTAYFQYEITRWMKPEQTRVVTPQVAAQNAMTWLRANQPEAVAWDIYLPGKRGGPVEIYWTPKPEAGKDAVRDWEKDTARLDAATGQKTTGRDTQGGYFLYRFHYDLHYIPVIWARWIVGFCAIMMLTACITGIVTHKKIFADFFMLRFGKGQRSWLDAHNVSAVMALPFILMITYTGLVTLASLYMPWPIKASGMTEESYFAALYPVAPTREPTGKPAALINLDKVFEATRRRWHGDGIAYLSAVNPGDAGATLTATSAPDERLQTRGDSVQFDGATGQILWASPVRSVEAKTESVMVGLHAGRYAGTVLRWLYFIGGIGGTMMIATGLVLWTSKRRLKLPDPARPHFGFKLVEKLNIGFIAGFPTGIAVYFLANRLLPLGMTARADWEIHSLFIAWVAVLVWAFARPTKRGWVEAMSACAGLFALVPVVNAITTPRGLIHSLFSGDILFLSFDVLMLLTAAAYALAAWKTARHKPYVKVNKKAVNTQPEPA; encoded by the coding sequence ATGAAGGGCGCGTTCCGGCAAAGTATGGCGTGGCTGCATACCTGGACAGGGCTACTGGTTGGCTGGTTTCTGTTCGTCATCTTCCTGAGCGGTACCACGGCCTATTTCCAGTACGAGATCACGCGCTGGATGAAGCCGGAGCAGACGCGTGTCGTTACACCGCAGGTCGCGGCACAAAACGCCATGACCTGGTTACGCGCGAACCAGCCCGAGGCCGTCGCCTGGGATATCTACCTGCCGGGCAAGCGCGGTGGGCCGGTCGAGATCTACTGGACGCCGAAGCCCGAAGCCGGCAAGGACGCCGTGCGTGACTGGGAAAAGGATACGGCCAGGCTTGACGCGGCCACGGGGCAAAAGACGACCGGGCGCGACACACAAGGCGGCTACTTCCTCTATCGCTTCCATTATGACCTGCACTATATCCCGGTCATCTGGGCACGCTGGATCGTTGGCTTTTGCGCTATCATGATGCTGACCGCCTGTATCACCGGTATCGTCACACACAAGAAAATCTTCGCCGACTTTTTCATGCTGCGTTTCGGCAAGGGGCAGAGATCGTGGCTCGATGCGCACAATGTCAGCGCTGTGATGGCCCTGCCGTTTATCCTGATGATCACCTATACCGGCCTGGTCACCCTGGCCTCGCTCTATATGCCGTGGCCGATCAAGGCGAGCGGTATGACCGAAGAAAGTTATTTCGCCGCGCTTTATCCTGTTGCCCCGACGCGCGAACCGACCGGCAAGCCAGCGGCATTGATCAATCTCGACAAAGTGTTTGAAGCCACCCGCCGGCGCTGGCACGGCGACGGCATCGCCTATCTCAGCGCCGTCAATCCCGGCGATGCTGGCGCTACCCTGACCGCAACCAGCGCGCCGGATGAACGCCTGCAGACGCGCGGTGACAGTGTGCAGTTTGACGGCGCGACCGGGCAGATTTTGTGGGCCTCTCCGGTGCGTAGCGTTGAAGCAAAGACCGAAAGCGTGATGGTCGGCCTGCACGCCGGCCGCTATGCGGGCACCGTTCTGCGCTGGCTTTATTTTATCGGTGGCATCGGCGGCACGATGATGATCGCCACCGGACTGGTTTTGTGGACGAGTAAGCGCCGCCTAAAACTGCCCGATCCTGCGCGTCCGCACTTCGGTTTCAAACTGGTGGAAAAGCTCAATATTGGCTTCATCGCCGGCTTCCCCACAGGCATTGCTGTCTATTTTCTCGCCAACCGGCTGCTGCCGCTCGGCATGACCGCGCGAGCCGACTGGGAGATCCATAGCCTGTTCATCGCCTGGGTTGCGGTGCTGGTCTGGGCCTTTGCGCGACCGACGAAAAGGGGCTGGGTTGAGGCCATGAGCGCCTGCGCTGGTCTGTTTGCGCTGGTGCCGGTGGTCAATGCGATCACCACGCCGCGCGGGCTGATCCACAGCCTGTTCAGCGGCGATATCCTGTTCCTCAGCTTCGATGTCCTGATGCTGCTGACCGCTGCTGCCTATGCGCTGGCTGCATGGAAGACGGCGCGTCACAAGCCGTACGTCAAGGTGAACAAAAAAGCCGTTAACACCCAACCCGAACCCGCTTAA
- a CDS encoding DUF3325 domain-containing protein — protein MMSDAFIFLLCLGAFALLLAAMGRHQPDWFGAKLARSLSLSLRAGGFGLLFAAWLVAGFTQGFAYGTVVWCGWMTVAALVVIVVNFNRDILLKYLRR, from the coding sequence ATGATGAGCGACGCCTTCATTTTTCTGTTATGTCTGGGGGCGTTCGCCCTGCTGCTGGCGGCCATGGGCCGTCACCAGCCCGATTGGTTTGGCGCCAAACTGGCCAGATCCCTTAGCCTAAGTCTGCGGGCAGGGGGCTTCGGCCTTTTGTTCGCGGCCTGGCTGGTGGCAGGTTTCACGCAGGGCTTTGCCTACGGCACGGTCGTCTGGTGCGGCTGGATGACGGTCGCCGCGCTGGTCGTCATTGTGGTAAATTTCAACCGTGACATTTTGCTGAAATACCTGCGGCGCTGA